The following nucleotide sequence is from Tardiphaga sp. 709.
TGAAATCCGGATTGCCTGCGATGCGCGAATAGATTTCGCCGATCTCGCCTTGCGGCAGGATCTCGCCATCATCGCCGAGGAAACGCAATTCCGCGCCGGGCGCGATCTTGCCGACGGTGCCGGGCTTCTTCAGCGCATCTTCGGAATTGGCGAAGGTCACCGCGCCGGATTCGGTGGAGCCGTAGAATTCGTAGATCACCGGGCCCCACCAATCGATCATCGCTGTCTTGACGTCGGCCGGGCACGGCGCGGCGGCGTGGATGATGTGGCGTAGCGACGACATGTCGTATTTCTTACGGATATCCTCCGGCAGCTTCATCAGGCGGATGAACATGGTCGGCACCATGAAGATGGTGTCGATCTTCTCGTCCTGTACCACGCGCAGGAATTCTTCGGGATCGAAGCGCGGCATCAGCACCAGCGCGCCGCCGAGGCGACCGGCGCGTAGCGCGAAGGCATTGGGGGCCGAGTGATAGAGCGGTCCGGGCAGCAAGGCGCGTGCGCCAGGCTTGAGACCATAGACGCGTGCACGCATCTGATCGGCGGAGGCCGCCTGCTCCGGTGTCGGCGCGAAACGGCGCACGCCCTTCGGATGGCCTGTCGTGCCCGATGTGTAGATCATGTTGTGCGGCTGCGGCAGCGCGGGGCCGTCATAGGGCGCCTGTTCGGTCAGCCAGCTCTCCAGATCGATGGCGCCGCCCGGCGTACCGAGACGCGCGGGATCGACCTTGTAATTGGCGAAGATCTCCGGCGGCGTCGGCACGCTCAGCGACACAATGCCTTTCGGGATCGCCTCGCGCAACTGATGCAGCATATCGGCATGGGCGATCAGGATGTTGCTGCCGGAATCCTTGATCACATAGGTGATCTCCTCCGGCTTGAAGTGCCAGTTCACCGGCACGCCGTAGGCGCCGAGCTGCGCCACCGCATAGGCCGCTTCGAGAAACGCGATGTCGTTGCGCATCAGGATGCTGACGCTGTCGCCCTGCTTGACGCCGAGCCGCGACAACCCGCCGGCGATGCGGCTCGCGCGTTCGGTCAGTTCGGCAAAGTCGCGACGGCGATCGCCTGAGATGACACCTTGAAACAGGGAATTTGTCGACATGGATACGTTTCCGGATTTTTGTTGTTTTTTGTTTTAGCGAGACTTCAACGCCGTCATTGCGAGGAGCTCTTGCGACGAAGCAATTCAAAGCTCCGTCATGGCCGGGCTTGTCCCGGCCATCCACGTCTTAGAACTTGGCCAAGACGTGGATACCCGGCATTCGCCGGGCATGACGATGTACTGTGTGGCTGACTCTGCGAACCGCATTTTCGGTCAGACTCTCGGGATGGGGACGGAGTTTTTCAATCCACAAATCTCGGCGCGCGCTTCTCGATATTCGCGCGCACGGCTTCGGTCTGGTTCGGCCCGCCCATCAGCCTC
It contains:
- a CDS encoding acyl-CoA synthetase, giving the protein MSTNSLFQGVISGDRRRDFAELTERASRIAGGLSRLGVKQGDSVSILMRNDIAFLEAAYAVAQLGAYGVPVNWHFKPEEITYVIKDSGSNILIAHADMLHQLREAIPKGIVSLSVPTPPEIFANYKVDPARLGTPGGAIDLESWLTEQAPYDGPALPQPHNMIYTSGTTGHPKGVRRFAPTPEQAASADQMRARVYGLKPGARALLPGPLYHSAPNAFALRAGRLGGALVLMPRFDPEEFLRVVQDEKIDTIFMVPTMFIRLMKLPEDIRKKYDMSSLRHIIHAAAPCPADVKTAMIDWWGPVIYEFYGSTESGAVTFANSEDALKKPGTVGKIAPGAELRFLGDDGEILPQGEIGEIYSRIAGNPDFTYHNKPEKRAEIDRDGFITSGDVGYLDADGYVFICDRKRDMVISGGVNIYPAEIESALHALPGVHDCAVFGIPDEEFGESLMAVIEPQPGVVLDLATVRADLKKALADYKVPKQMEIQSNLPREDSGKIFKRRLRDPYWAKAGRTI